In a single window of the Dehalococcoidia bacterium genome:
- a CDS encoding bifunctional precorrin-2 dehydrogenase/sirohydrochlorin ferrochelatase, with the protein MAYYPVFLNISDKRCIVIGGGLVGLRKVNMLLEYGAKVDVISPEICSQIEEMAAKGEVKLARREYESVDLEGAWVVIAATNNSRTNERVAKEAHRRGILINVVDVPRISDFIVPSYLRRGDLTVAVSTNGKSPALARKIRTELEERFSDEYAQLVSLVDEVRSDLKARKIVIREDVWQRALDIPSLLELLRAGKFTQAKEELLANLVKG; encoded by the coding sequence ATGGCATACTATCCCGTTTTCCTGAATATTAGCGACAAGAGATGCATCGTTATCGGTGGTGGGCTGGTGGGTCTGCGCAAGGTGAATATGCTTCTGGAATATGGTGCAAAAGTAGACGTGATCAGCCCTGAGATCTGTTCACAGATCGAGGAAATGGCTGCCAAGGGCGAGGTGAAATTGGCTCGGCGGGAATATGAATCGGTAGACCTCGAAGGCGCCTGGGTGGTCATTGCTGCCACCAATAATAGCCGAACCAATGAACGAGTGGCTAAAGAAGCCCACCGGCGGGGGATATTGATAAATGTGGTGGATGTCCCCAGAATCTCGGATTTCATTGTCCCTTCATATCTGCGACGCGGCGATTTGACGGTGGCTGTTTCCACCAATGGAAAGAGTCCGGCTCTGGCACGCAAGATCAGAACGGAGTTGGAAGAGCGTTTTAGCGATGAGTATGCTCAACTGGTTTCGCTGGTCGATGAAGTTCGATCTGATTTGAAAGCGCGCAAAATTGTCATTCGGGAAGATGTCTGGCAGCGAGCACTGGATATTCCTTCCCTTCTCGAACTCTTACGCGCGGGAAAATTCACACAGGCCAAAGAAGAGCTGTTAGCCAATCTGGTAAAAGGATAG
- a CDS encoding class II aldolase/adducin family protein, translating into MESREDLIACGRNLADRKLIWGHSGNISMRTQSDSFLISAGGSDLNCLRQEDLVLCRIKSDSWEGTRRPSMETGMHRGIYHNCEDAKAVIHSQPFYSTLIACSDVDIRPDCLPEAMAYLGQVVRVPYYHAGSQALAEAVAVAAQSGRVLLLNNHGVVCFGSSLDECLLATETLEFVSRLLVISHSAGAGLNYLGKDVMEGFLRHLKSIGRL; encoded by the coding sequence ATGGAATCACGAGAGGATTTGATCGCCTGTGGCCGCAATCTGGCTGATCGGAAACTGATCTGGGGACATAGCGGCAATATCAGTATGAGAACGCAATCGGACAGCTTCCTCATTTCTGCCGGTGGCTCTGATCTGAACTGCTTGCGCCAGGAAGACCTCGTCCTCTGCCGGATCAAATCCGATTCATGGGAAGGTACCAGGCGGCCGTCGATGGAGACCGGAATGCATCGGGGGATATACCATAACTGTGAGGATGCAAAGGCCGTGATTCACTCCCAGCCTTTTTATTCCACCTTGATTGCGTGCTCTGATGTGGATATCAGACCCGACTGTTTGCCGGAGGCGATGGCCTATTTGGGCCAGGTGGTGCGAGTGCCCTATTATCATGCCGGAAGTCAAGCGCTGGCCGAAGCTGTGGCTGTTGCCGCGCAGTCCGGCCGGGTCTTGCTGTTGAACAACCACGGCGTGGTTTGCTTTGGCTCTTCGCTGGATGAGTGTTTGCTGGCGACCGAAACGCTGGAATTTGTCTCTCGATTGTTGGTCATCTCTCACAGTGCCGGTGCTGGTCTGAATTACCTGGGCAAAGATGTGATGGAGGGTTTTCTCCGGCACCTCAAAAGCATCGGCCGCCTGTAG
- the hemL gene encoding glutamate-1-semialdehyde 2,1-aminomutase, with amino-acid sequence MKRSRSKELFDEAKKYLPGGVDSPVRAFKAVGGDPIFIRRGRGCRIVDEDDNEYIDYVGSWGPLILGHAHLKVVEAVKRIADSGMTFGAPSQLETTLAKIVCDAMPSIEMVRFVSSGTEATMSALRLSRAFTNRDKIIKFSGGYHGHADGLLAKAGSGATTLGVPDSPGIPRGYAENTLIAPYNDVKAVGDLFTRYNDIAAVIVEPVAANMGVILPQPGFLEGLREITCAAGALLIFDEVITGFRLAYGGAQEIYGIAPDLTCLGKIIGGGLPVGAYGGRRDIMQRVAPSGPVYQAGTLSGNPLAMTSGIQTLRLLNQPGVYSILEQRASSLEAGILAAAEKAGVDLQVHRIGSILTAFFTPESVFDYESAKKADTQLFGRFFRYLLEEGIYWPPSQFEAAFISLAHDDEDIDRTLEAIDGALAAVAKAG; translated from the coding sequence GTGAAAAGAAGCCGCTCAAAAGAATTGTTCGATGAGGCCAAAAAATACCTGCCGGGAGGTGTTGATAGTCCGGTGCGCGCCTTTAAGGCGGTCGGCGGCGATCCAATTTTCATTCGTCGAGGGCGGGGTTGCCGAATCGTCGATGAAGACGATAACGAGTACATCGACTATGTCGGCTCGTGGGGGCCGCTGATACTGGGTCACGCTCACCTCAAAGTGGTGGAGGCGGTCAAGAGAATCGCCGACTCGGGAATGACCTTCGGGGCTCCAAGCCAACTGGAGACCACGCTGGCCAAGATCGTTTGCGATGCTATGCCTTCTATTGAGATGGTCCGTTTTGTCAGTTCCGGCACCGAAGCCACGATGAGCGCCTTGAGGCTGTCTCGCGCTTTCACCAATCGAGACAAGATCATCAAATTCTCCGGCGGCTATCACGGCCATGCTGATGGACTTCTGGCCAAAGCCGGTTCGGGGGCCACCACACTGGGCGTGCCCGATAGCCCCGGCATCCCGAGAGGATACGCCGAGAACACTCTCATCGCTCCTTACAATGATGTGAAGGCTGTCGGTGATCTCTTCACCCGCTACAACGACATCGCGGCGGTGATCGTCGAGCCGGTGGCAGCCAATATGGGAGTGATCTTGCCTCAGCCTGGATTCCTGGAAGGCCTGCGCGAGATCACTTGTGCAGCGGGTGCTCTCCTGATTTTCGATGAGGTGATCACCGGCTTCCGGCTGGCCTACGGCGGAGCCCAGGAGATTTACGGGATCGCGCCGGACTTAACCTGCCTGGGGAAGATCATCGGCGGGGGATTGCCGGTAGGAGCCTATGGCGGTCGCAGGGATATCATGCAGAGGGTGGCTCCATCGGGGCCGGTATATCAGGCGGGAACGCTTTCCGGTAATCCGCTGGCAATGACGTCCGGGATCCAGACGCTTCGATTGCTCAACCAGCCCGGAGTTTATTCTATTCTGGAGCAGAGGGCATCGTCTCTGGAAGCGGGGATTCTGGCCGCAGCCGAGAAGGCCGGCGTGGACTTGCAGGTTCATCGAATCGGATCCATCCTGACGGCCTTTTTCACCCCTGAATCGGTTTTCGACTATGAATCGGCCAAAAAGGCGGACACTCAGTTGTTCGGCAGGTTCTTCCGGTATTTGCTGGAAGAAGGCATCTACTGGCCCCCCTCACAATTTGAAGCAGCATTTATCTCCCTGGCTCATGATGATGAGGATATCGACCGTACACTGGAAGCGATTGATGGGGCGTTGGCTGCTGTTGCTAAGGCAGGGTAA
- a CDS encoding DUF4389 domain-containing protein: MVIDSQPYPVSIKGNLEEPLSRWLWLVKWFLLIPHVFILVFLWIAFFAILFTGKYPRGLFDFNVGVLRWTWRVGFYSYLALGTDKYPPFTLKSVDYPADLQVEYPSEKLSRRLVLVKWWLLAIPHYLVVAFFQGGIGPRCGGLTTLLVLYAGVILLFKGTYHKDIFDFVMEMNRWSARVYGYAGLMTDRYPPFKLGEA; the protein is encoded by the coding sequence GTGGTAATAGACTCGCAGCCGTACCCTGTTTCCATCAAGGGCAACCTGGAAGAACCCCTATCCCGCTGGTTGTGGCTGGTCAAGTGGTTCCTGCTCATCCCTCATGTCTTCATCCTGGTGTTTCTCTGGATCGCCTTCTTTGCCATCCTGTTCACCGGCAAGTATCCCCGCGGCCTATTCGACTTCAATGTGGGTGTTCTGCGCTGGACATGGAGGGTCGGGTTCTACAGCTATCTGGCACTGGGAACGGATAAATACCCTCCTTTCACCCTTAAATCCGTGGACTACCCCGCCGATCTGCAAGTGGAATACCCGTCAGAGAAGCTCTCCCGAAGACTGGTACTGGTCAAGTGGTGGCTTCTGGCCATCCCGCACTACCTGGTCGTCGCCTTTTTCCAGGGAGGCATAGGACCTCGTTGCGGCGGGTTGACCACCCTTCTCGTCCTCTACGCGGGTGTGATCCTGTTATTCAAAGGAACCTATCACAAGGACATCTTCGACTTCGTGATGGAGATGAACCGCTGGTCTGCGAGAGTGTATGGCTATGCAGGCCTGATGACAGACCGCTATCCGCCATTCAAGCTTGGCGAGGCATAG
- a CDS encoding ABC transporter permease — MKAFTQVFMAHYRQFMRDRAALFFTFIFPIMFILIFGWVFRNPGTEIFKIGIVDQGSPHSAGFITQGLDSVVVKGEKSFKIKTGELANQLQLLRDGDLDAVIVIPESMDSSLNLNQPADLQLYYDPSTTVNQQILVPILHQVIDGINLSLPGNVRFISMEEQSIQSHDLRYIDYLLPGILGMQLMFTGIFGGLPIIQQRQAHIIKRLGGTPLRRSTLVFGELVFRMILVLLTAVLIILVGRLVFDVQMVGNWLVLCGMVILGTLVFTCLGYLVAAFVKTEEAANPLLNIITFPMMFLSGTFFEVNNMPSYIEPVVKMLPLTYLSDALRQIMVDGSPLYSMTTDIGVMLVWTVVSLAITIRFFRWD, encoded by the coding sequence TTGAAAGCTTTCACTCAGGTGTTCATGGCGCATTACCGGCAGTTCATGCGGGACAGAGCCGCCCTGTTTTTCACCTTCATCTTCCCGATCATGTTCATTCTGATATTCGGGTGGGTCTTCCGCAATCCGGGGACGGAGATCTTCAAAATAGGGATCGTCGATCAGGGCTCACCCCATAGCGCCGGGTTCATCACTCAGGGACTCGATAGCGTCGTCGTTAAAGGGGAGAAATCGTTCAAAATAAAGACAGGCGAGCTGGCCAATCAATTACAGTTGCTCCGGGATGGGGATCTTGATGCCGTAATCGTCATACCCGAGTCTATGGATAGCTCCCTTAACCTGAATCAACCGGCAGACCTTCAACTCTACTATGACCCCAGCACGACCGTCAATCAACAAATATTGGTTCCCATTCTGCACCAGGTGATCGATGGGATAAATCTGAGCCTGCCGGGAAATGTCCGATTCATCAGCATGGAGGAGCAAAGCATTCAGTCGCACGACCTGCGGTATATCGACTATCTGCTCCCCGGGATACTGGGGATGCAACTGATGTTCACCGGCATCTTCGGCGGTCTGCCCATCATTCAGCAAAGGCAAGCTCATATCATCAAGCGGCTGGGAGGCACGCCTTTGCGCAGATCGACGCTGGTCTTTGGCGAATTGGTCTTCCGCATGATCCTTGTTCTGTTGACTGCGGTGTTGATCATTCTGGTGGGTCGGCTTGTCTTTGACGTACAGATGGTAGGCAACTGGCTGGTCCTTTGCGGAATGGTGATTCTGGGAACGCTGGTATTTACCTGTTTGGGATATCTGGTGGCCGCCTTTGTGAAGACAGAGGAAGCAGCCAATCCTCTCCTCAATATCATCACCTTTCCGATGATGTTCCTCTCCGGCACGTTCTTCGAGGTGAACAATATGCCCTCTTATATCGAGCCGGTGGTCAAGATGTTGCCGTTGACCTATCTCAGCGATGCCCTGAGGCAGATCATGGTAGACGGCTCTCCCCTTTACTCGATGACAACCGATATCGGAGTAATGCTGGTATGGACAGTTGTTTCCCTGGCGATCACGATCCGCTTCTTCCGGTGGGATTAG
- a CDS encoding ABC transporter substrate-binding protein, whose translation MARDYYKILQVDSEADPEVIKSAYKRLAQKYHPDIDKSANAEARMKEINEAYEVLGDPQKRAEYDRVKGVFGKPRGSSSYGGEYSSKNTTQNETSYPPPQKPKDTRVQPSKKPSISRGATSGWHGRQLILALVSVVILVAIVAAVWSNVSKSNPSNGPSDAATPQLTEVDQAGFYRNATYGFSLSYPTDWEKQDSPQGGALLLVLSPDRTGMVQVWVQYLSAKMTPQEFAAENIKGLEQGLSDFALLSEGEVKVDAESGYEQVFTGAESGLPLKVKVISMVRGSRAFAALALSPESDFASQADTFDEILYSLRLEEPSLSGVPRNESLILTDIGPTTMDPALSRDSTSASYVMELFSGLVTLDKGLKVVPEIAQKWEVSDDGKTYTFHLRQDVKFQDGKKVTADDFKYSLERACNPATGSKTAANYLGDIVGVNDRLAGTAREISGVKVMDKYTLRITIDAPKAYFLAKLTHPVAFVVDQANVESGGEWWREPNGTGPFKLKEWKVDEIITLERNDGYYGEMPKVKNVVFRLYAGIPMMMYETGEIDINYVSTQDIERVLDPANALNKELITIPEFSLWYIGFNVTKPPFDDPRVRQAFCYAVDKDKIIKLVIKDMAKRADGILPPGMPGYSEGLKGLEFDPAKAKELIGESTYGSVSNLPPITFTTAGLGDISPINQALIDMWKQNLGVDVAVRQIDPDDYFDVLKEDKDELFDSGWIADYPDPQNFLDMLFYSQSEDNAGEYSNPEVDVLLQTARGEMDTDARLKMYQDIERMIVEDAACLPMFFNVNYILVKPYVKDFVAAPMPIAWLKYIIVESHD comes from the coding sequence ATGGCAAGAGACTATTATAAGATACTTCAGGTTGACTCTGAAGCTGATCCAGAGGTTATTAAGAGTGCTTATAAGCGCTTGGCGCAAAAGTATCACCCAGACATCGATAAGAGCGCCAACGCTGAAGCCCGGATGAAAGAAATCAATGAGGCATATGAAGTCCTCGGTGACCCGCAAAAGCGCGCTGAGTATGATAGGGTCAAGGGAGTCTTTGGCAAGCCTCGCGGTAGTTCATCTTATGGTGGTGAATATTCATCGAAGAATACAACACAGAATGAAACTTCGTACCCACCACCGCAAAAACCCAAAGATACTCGCGTCCAACCATCTAAAAAACCCTCGATCTCGCGCGGCGCCACCTCAGGTTGGCATGGTCGACAGTTGATTTTGGCTTTGGTTAGCGTGGTGATCCTTGTGGCTATAGTTGCTGCAGTATGGAGCAACGTATCGAAATCGAATCCTTCCAATGGGCCAAGTGATGCAGCAACACCACAACTCACTGAAGTGGACCAAGCTGGCTTCTACAGAAACGCCACCTATGGTTTTTCCCTGAGTTATCCTACAGATTGGGAGAAGCAGGATTCTCCGCAAGGCGGTGCTTTACTGCTCGTTCTCTCTCCTGATAGGACCGGCATGGTGCAGGTGTGGGTCCAGTATTTGTCTGCGAAAATGACGCCTCAGGAATTTGCTGCCGAAAACATTAAGGGTCTTGAGCAGGGGCTGAGCGACTTTGCCCTGCTATCTGAAGGAGAGGTCAAGGTGGATGCGGAATCCGGCTATGAACAGGTGTTCACCGGAGCCGAATCAGGCCTGCCGCTGAAAGTGAAGGTGATCAGCATGGTGCGCGGCAGCCGGGCCTTTGCCGCTCTGGCTTTGAGCCCCGAATCTGACTTCGCTTCTCAGGCGGATACTTTTGACGAAATCCTTTACAGCTTGCGGTTGGAGGAACCGAGCCTCTCCGGCGTCCCTCGGAATGAGTCTCTGATCTTGACAGACATTGGGCCGACGACTATGGACCCGGCGCTTTCGCGCGATAGCACCTCTGCTTCGTACGTGATGGAGCTGTTCTCCGGGCTGGTGACGCTTGATAAGGGCCTGAAAGTAGTTCCGGAAATCGCTCAAAAGTGGGAGGTTTCCGATGACGGCAAAACATACACTTTTCATTTGCGGCAGGACGTGAAGTTCCAGGACGGAAAGAAAGTGACTGCCGATGATTTCAAGTATTCACTGGAGCGTGCCTGTAATCCCGCCACAGGGTCTAAGACGGCGGCCAATTATCTCGGAGACATTGTCGGTGTCAATGACAGACTCGCCGGAACAGCCAGGGAAATCAGTGGTGTGAAGGTTATGGATAAATATACCCTCCGAATCACTATCGATGCGCCCAAGGCATACTTTCTGGCCAAGCTCACTCATCCGGTAGCTTTTGTGGTGGATCAGGCCAATGTGGAGTCGGGCGGGGAATGGTGGCGCGAGCCCAACGGCACCGGCCCCTTCAAACTGAAGGAATGGAAGGTGGACGAGATCATCACTCTGGAACGCAATGACGGCTATTATGGGGAAATGCCCAAGGTCAAAAACGTGGTCTTTCGGTTGTATGCCGGAATCCCGATGATGATGTACGAAACAGGGGAGATCGATATCAACTATGTGTCTACGCAAGATATCGAGCGAGTTCTTGATCCGGCCAATGCGCTGAACAAGGAACTGATCACTATCCCCGAGTTCAGCCTGTGGTATATTGGTTTCAATGTGACCAAGCCTCCCTTTGATGACCCCAGGGTGCGTCAGGCGTTTTGTTACGCGGTGGATAAGGATAAAATCATCAAGCTGGTGATTAAGGATATGGCCAAACGAGCCGACGGTATTTTGCCGCCGGGGATGCCCGGCTATAGCGAAGGACTCAAAGGACTGGAATTCGATCCCGCCAAAGCCAAGGAACTGATCGGAGAGTCAACATACGGGAGCGTTTCGAATCTTCCTCCCATTACCTTTACCACTGCCGGACTCGGCGATATCTCGCCGATCAATCAGGCGCTCATCGATATGTGGAAGCAGAATCTGGGGGTGGATGTGGCTGTCAGACAGATCGATCCCGACGATTACTTCGATGTTCTCAAGGAAGACAAAGACGAGCTTTTCGATTCGGGCTGGATTGCCGACTACCCCGATCCGCAGAATTTCCTGGATATGTTGTTCTATAGCCAGAGCGAGGATAACGCAGGGGAGTACAGCAACCCTGAAGTGGATGTATTGCTCCAAACGGCACGCGGAGAAATGGATACTGATGCTCGCCTGAAGATGTACCAGGATATCGAGCGGATGATCGTTGAGGATGCGGCCTGCTTGCCGATGTTTTTCAACGTCAACTATATCCTGGTTAAACCCTATGTGAAGGACTTTGTGGCGGCTCCCATGCCGATTGCCTGGCTGAAGTATATCATTGTTGAATCGCACGATTAG
- the cutA gene encoding divalent-cation tolerance protein CutA, producing MKFIIIYITHKNREEASKITAHLLEKRLIACANIFPIQSSYRWQGKIENEDEVVSIVKTRRENWESVKSEVKRIHPYEVPCIIKIEVEANEDYAAWIGAETVQGNS from the coding sequence ATGAAATTCATCATCATCTACATCACTCATAAGAACCGGGAAGAGGCATCAAAGATCACCGCTCATCTGCTGGAGAAGAGGCTCATCGCCTGCGCCAATATCTTCCCCATCCAAAGCTCCTACCGGTGGCAGGGAAAAATTGAGAACGAGGATGAGGTGGTCTCTATCGTCAAGACAAGAAGAGAGAACTGGGAGAGCGTAAAATCCGAGGTGAAGAGGATTCATCCCTACGAAGTGCCCTGCATTATCAAAATTGAAGTTGAGGCCAACGAAGACTACGCGGCGTGGATTGGCGCGGAAACCGTACAAGGCAATTCATGA
- a CDS encoding ABC transporter ATP-binding protein encodes MTVQAKAVIEVTDLFKSYGNVKAVNGISLDVARGEVFGMLGPNGAGKTTTVEIIEGLRAADGGTVRVLGMDVSQDVRAVKERIGIQPQHPALFPTLTVQEIIRFFRGLYQKTIPSAQIIEMVSLQESRNVLVSHLSGGQQQRLSVGLAFVNDPEIVFLDEPTTGLDPQARRAMWDVIETYRKTGKTIFLTTHYMEEAERLCDRVAIMDHGQIIAMESPKRLIEEHIRESAIQFKMTNYPGMEPLARLPGVTKAVKEEDEILLYTEDIPPTIAALLTLVSSQSSALSELFIRQATLEDVFLKLTGKRIRD; translated from the coding sequence ATGACAGTCCAAGCCAAAGCGGTAATTGAGGTCACCGATCTCTTCAAGAGCTACGGAAACGTCAAGGCGGTGAATGGAATCAGCCTTGACGTCGCCAGGGGAGAGGTCTTCGGCATGTTAGGCCCCAATGGTGCGGGAAAGACCACAACGGTTGAGATCATCGAAGGGCTGCGCGCCGCTGATGGCGGCACGGTGAGAGTGCTGGGTATGGATGTTTCCCAGGACGTTCGCGCTGTAAAGGAACGCATAGGAATACAGCCTCAGCACCCGGCGCTTTTCCCAACGTTGACCGTTCAAGAAATCATCCGCTTCTTCCGAGGCCTGTACCAGAAAACCATCCCTTCGGCTCAAATCATCGAGATGGTTTCCCTTCAGGAAAGCCGGAATGTCCTTGTCAGCCACCTTTCCGGAGGCCAACAGCAGCGCCTTTCGGTAGGCTTGGCCTTTGTCAACGACCCGGAGATCGTCTTTCTTGACGAACCGACCACGGGACTGGACCCGCAGGCACGCCGCGCCATGTGGGACGTAATCGAGACATACCGAAAGACAGGAAAAACGATCTTCCTCACTACCCATTACATGGAAGAGGCGGAGCGCCTCTGCGACCGCGTTGCCATCATGGACCACGGACAGATCATTGCCATGGAAAGTCCCAAACGGTTGATTGAGGAACACATCAGGGAAAGCGCCATCCAGTTCAAGATGACCAACTATCCCGGTATGGAGCCTCTGGCCAGGCTTCCGGGCGTGACCAAAGCGGTCAAAGAAGAGGATGAGATACTCCTTTACACAGAGGACATCCCCCCCACGATAGCCGCTCTGCTGACGCTGGTTTCCTCTCAATCATCCGCGCTCTCAGAGCTGTTCATTCGGCAGGCAACACTTGAGGATGTCTTCCTCAAACTGACCGGGAAAAGGATAAGGGATTGA
- the hemC gene encoding hydroxymethylbilane synthase, producing MKRHIRIGSRGSKLAQVQARVVLEKLSRLHPEIQFEIITVSTTGDQNKEISLEQLGGEGVFVKELEEALLDGRIDMAVHSLKDMPTLIPEVLSLASVTERIDPRDVLVSPLGKLSEFPQGAKIGTGSPRRAVQLLAQRPDLHIAGLRGNIDTRLRKVSAGDYDGIIMAAAALIRLDLEDRIAEYFSPEIFIPAVGQGAIGIEIRANDASTAEMVSLMNNESAWQEVTAERAFMASMGGGCRAPIAALGRARCGMIQLLGMVAAPQGGQMLRAEVMGSASDPVEVGERLAGEMARLGASRLLT from the coding sequence ATGAAACGCCACATCCGGATTGGTTCACGAGGCAGCAAGCTGGCGCAGGTTCAAGCTCGAGTTGTTCTGGAGAAATTGAGCCGACTTCATCCCGAAATCCAGTTTGAGATCATCACCGTCAGCACCACCGGAGATCAGAACAAAGAGATTTCTCTCGAACAACTCGGAGGCGAAGGGGTGTTCGTCAAGGAGCTTGAAGAGGCCCTTCTGGATGGAAGGATCGATATGGCGGTGCATAGCCTCAAGGATATGCCCACTCTGATTCCGGAAGTCCTCAGCCTTGCCTCAGTAACCGAGCGGATTGACCCGCGGGATGTGCTTGTCTCACCATTAGGTAAACTATCCGAATTTCCTCAGGGGGCCAAGATAGGAACCGGGAGTCCCCGTCGGGCAGTTCAGCTTCTGGCGCAACGCCCGGACCTGCATATCGCCGGCCTGAGGGGCAATATCGATACGCGCCTCCGAAAGGTCTCAGCCGGAGATTATGATGGCATTATCATGGCCGCCGCAGCGTTGATCCGGCTGGATTTGGAAGATCGAATTGCCGAGTATTTTTCACCGGAAATCTTTATTCCGGCGGTGGGCCAAGGGGCGATAGGGATTGAGATTCGGGCCAACGATGCTTCCACAGCAGAGATGGTGTCTCTTATGAATAATGAATCTGCTTGGCAGGAGGTGACCGCCGAGCGTGCATTCATGGCGTCGATGGGCGGAGGATGCCGCGCCCCGATCGCGGCGCTTGGCAGAGCCAGATGCGGAATGATTCAGCTCCTGGGAATGGTGGCTGCGCCTCAAGGCGGTCAGATGCTGCGTGCGGAAGTCATGGGCAGCGCTTCGGATCCGGTTGAGGTTGGGGAGCGCTTGGCTGGTGAAATGGCCAGGCTGGGGGCGAGTCGGCTGCTCACGTGA
- the hemA gene encoding glutamyl-tRNA reductase, with protein sequence MVEDRKLKGPRFCTVGVNYSTTPLVIREKLVIPKTQLQEALVSLRTYVPRGIILSTCNRTEVYALSDDSRFTERALKQFLLDWSHLSAEELTPYLYLHRDYRAMRRLCKITSGLYSMILGEYEILGQTADALEEAEKAKMVDPALRQLFRHAIAIGRKVRAETGISRNALSVSSVAVDLATKAVSADVRSCRVLLVGAGEAGTLATKAFVKRGASAIYVASRSVERAQGLASSLGAMAIDIREIENEMATADIVISCTGSPHFVIHREVVQRSMERRSEKPLAIVDIAVPRDVEPDVSQIENVFLYDIDDLNRMVGTNKGEREKEVQKALAIITAELEHLLEWWQTLEAKPTIGALMQMAEDIRQRQLSMTLKKLPTLTEEQQESLDSMTRAIVNKILDHPVRYVKQHGHQNEEAVRLLREMFALDEVK encoded by the coding sequence GTGGTAGAGGATCGCAAGCTGAAAGGGCCGCGTTTCTGCACGGTTGGCGTCAATTACAGCACCACCCCGCTGGTGATTCGGGAAAAGCTGGTCATTCCCAAAACACAGCTTCAGGAGGCTCTGGTTTCTCTGCGCACTTATGTTCCCAGAGGAATCATCTTGTCCACCTGCAATCGAACCGAAGTCTATGCCCTGAGCGATGATAGCCGCTTCACCGAGCGCGCCCTCAAGCAATTCCTTCTGGATTGGTCTCATCTTTCCGCTGAAGAGCTAACGCCTTATCTCTATCTCCACCGCGATTACCGCGCCATGAGAAGGCTCTGCAAGATAACATCGGGGCTTTACTCCATGATTCTCGGCGAATACGAAATCCTGGGGCAGACGGCTGACGCCCTGGAAGAAGCGGAGAAGGCCAAAATGGTCGATCCTGCCCTCCGCCAGCTTTTCCGCCATGCTATTGCCATTGGCAGAAAAGTCAGGGCGGAAACTGGTATCAGCCGGAATGCCCTCTCGGTCAGTTCGGTGGCGGTTGACTTGGCCACTAAGGCTGTCTCTGCCGATGTTCGGTCCTGCCGGGTCCTCCTGGTGGGGGCCGGAGAAGCGGGAACATTGGCCACCAAGGCTTTTGTGAAACGAGGCGCATCGGCGATTTATGTGGCCAGCCGGTCTGTGGAAAGGGCTCAAGGCCTGGCATCCAGCCTCGGAGCCATGGCGATCGATATCCGCGAAATAGAAAACGAGATGGCGACTGCCGATATTGTCATCAGTTGTACCGGATCACCTCATTTTGTGATCCATCGAGAGGTGGTTCAGAGGTCAATGGAAAGGCGTTCGGAAAAACCCCTGGCGATTGTGGATATCGCTGTTCCCCGTGATGTAGAACCCGATGTCTCGCAGATCGAGAATGTCTTTCTTTACGATATCGACGACCTGAATCGGATGGTGGGGACCAACAAAGGGGAGCGAGAGAAGGAAGTTCAGAAGGCCCTGGCGATCATCACCGCAGAGCTGGAGCATCTACTGGAGTGGTGGCAGACTCTGGAGGCCAAACCGACGATAGGCGCACTGATGCAGATGGCTGAGGATATTCGTCAGCGCCAGTTGAGCATGACCCTCAAGAAGCTGCCGACGCTCACTGAGGAGCAGCAGGAAAGCCTGGATTCCATGACCCGCGCGATCGTCAATAAGATCCTTGATCATCCCGTCCGGTACGTCAAGCAGCACGGACATCAAAATGAGGAAGCCGTTCGGCTGTTACGGGAGATGTTCGCCCTGGACGAAGTGAAGTAG
- a CDS encoding peptidylprolyl isomerase: MTAKTWTTAPQMQIDVKKTYQATIETDKGTIELELYPAHAPKTVNNFAFLAGEGFYDGVLFHRVINNFMIQGGDPTGTGRGGPGYKFEDELKGNPLKHEKGVISMANAGPNTNGSQFFITHSPQPHLNGHHTVFGKVIKGQNVVDTICQGDRMLKVTVT, from the coding sequence ATGACCGCAAAGACATGGACCACCGCACCCCAGATGCAGATCGACGTCAAGAAGACTTACCAGGCCACCATCGAAACCGACAAGGGCACCATTGAACTGGAGCTCTACCCTGCCCATGCGCCAAAAACCGTCAACAACTTCGCTTTTCTGGCAGGAGAAGGTTTCTATGACGGAGTTTTGTTCCATCGCGTGATCAACAACTTCATGATTCAGGGGGGAGACCCTACCGGCACCGGAAGAGGCGGACCGGGATACAAATTTGAAGATGAATTGAAGGGGAATCCCCTCAAGCACGAAAAAGGGGTGATCTCGATGGCCAATGCCGGGCCGAACACCAATGGGAGTCAATTCTTCATTACCCATTCTCCCCAGCCTCACTTGAACGGACATCATACAGTGTTCGGCAAGGTCATCAAGGGCCAGAATGTAGTGGACACCATTTGCCAGGGAGATCGGATGTTGAAAGTAACGGTCACTTAA